In Desulfofundulus kuznetsovii DSM 6115, the following are encoded in one genomic region:
- a CDS encoding peptidoglycan D,D-transpeptidase FtsI family protein, with product MKNNIRRLSYLILGSFVVLSLYIGYVNVFLGPALATDPHNRRLAAYEAKVHRGTIYDRRGAALAKSEGDRRSYPLGKDAAHVVGFISQRYGRTGLESAYDRYLLAMTDEEKIEVIIDRLLGRPRVGNDVVVTLDARLQQLAMRLMGKRRGAVVALDPRNGEILALASSPSYDPNAIGQPAGRSPDGKVLTVYDLLQRDKGAPLLNRATQGAYPPGSTFKLITAAGALTTNPEVIKRIFNCQGSLIIDGFRLADTAAHGAVDFYRALAVSCNTTFARLGLEMGAERFYQTARAFGLTLNPWAGGLPEVAYRPGTLAPPEKMNKPHLGSSAIGQGEVLVNPLQMALVAAAIANDGVIMRPHLLARVQDPYGGVLLQSVPRPWLTAISPEVAGVIKEAMVDVVREGTGRGAALSGITVAGKTGSAQNPKGDTHAWFVGFAPAEKPRVVVAVIVENGGAGGVVAAPIAREMIRAVLTAGP from the coding sequence ATGAAAAATAATATCCGTCGGTTAAGCTATTTGATCCTGGGTTCCTTTGTCGTCTTAAGCCTGTATATCGGTTATGTGAATGTATTCCTGGGGCCGGCTCTGGCCACGGACCCCCATAACCGGCGCCTGGCTGCTTATGAGGCTAAAGTGCACCGGGGCACCATTTACGACCGCCGGGGAGCAGCACTGGCGAAAAGCGAAGGAGACAGGCGCAGCTACCCCTTGGGAAAAGATGCCGCCCACGTAGTAGGTTTTATCTCCCAGCGTTACGGGCGCACCGGGCTGGAATCGGCCTATGACCGTTATCTTTTAGCCATGACCGACGAAGAAAAAATTGAGGTGATTATTGACCGCCTGCTGGGGCGTCCCCGGGTGGGCAACGATGTGGTGGTTACTCTGGATGCCCGCCTGCAGCAGTTGGCCATGCGGCTTATGGGTAAACGGCGGGGAGCAGTGGTGGCACTGGATCCAAGGAACGGGGAGATCTTAGCCCTGGCCAGCAGCCCCAGCTACGATCCCAATGCCATCGGGCAACCGGCTGGCCGTTCTCCTGATGGCAAGGTTCTTACCGTATACGACTTGTTGCAGCGGGATAAAGGGGCTCCGCTTTTAAACCGGGCTACCCAGGGGGCCTATCCGCCCGGCTCAACCTTTAAATTAATCACCGCAGCCGGTGCCCTGACTACAAATCCCGAGGTGATCAAACGTATTTTTAATTGTCAGGGTAGTCTAATAATCGATGGTTTTCGACTTGCCGATACTGCTGCTCACGGGGCGGTGGATTTCTACCGGGCCCTGGCGGTGTCCTGCAATACCACTTTTGCCCGACTGGGCCTGGAGATGGGAGCAGAAAGGTTTTACCAGACTGCCCGCGCTTTTGGCTTGACTTTAAACCCCTGGGCGGGTGGCCTTCCGGAGGTTGCTTACCGGCCCGGGACCCTCGCCCCCCCGGAAAAGATGAATAAACCCCATCTGGGCTCCAGTGCCATCGGTCAGGGGGAGGTGCTGGTCAACCCGTTGCAAATGGCCCTGGTGGCGGCAGCCATTGCCAACGACGGGGTAATTATGCGCCCCCACCTTTTAGCCCGGGTACAGGACCCGTACGGAGGAGTGCTTTTACAGTCTGTCCCCAGGCCCTGGCTTACCGCGATCAGTCCGGAGGTTGCCGGTGTCATCAAGGAGGCTATGGTGGATGTGGTAAGGGAGGGAACCGGCAGGGGGGCGGCCCTTTCCGGGATAACCGTGGCCGGTAAAACAGGCTCGGCCCAGAACCCCAAAGGGGACACCCATGCCTGGTTTGTTGGCTTTGCCCCGGCCGAAAAACCCCGGGTGGTAGTGGCGGTGATTGTGGAAAACGGTGGTGCCGGCGGGGTGGTGGCCGCCCCCATTGCCCGGGAGATGATCCGGGCGGTACTGACTGCCGGCCCGTAG
- a CDS encoding Stp1/IreP family PP2C-type Ser/Thr phosphatase, producing MKWSQASDAGLVRRINEDSLCIEPGLGLFVVADGMGGHQAGEIASRTAIAELVRFLKARHPFPDDPGTILVQGVQEANRLVYQLSSSNLSYRGMGTTLTAALVTKDYLYLAHVGDSRIYLLRKGKMHQLTEDHSLVQELVRLGGLSEEQARCHPQRNVLTRALGIEPRVEVDGARVKIQPGDKVLLCTDGLTVHLSPQEIVMLVEKNPDLNRAVNKLVQVALERGGSDNITVILMAVE from the coding sequence ATGAAGTGGAGTCAAGCCAGTGACGCGGGGCTGGTACGGCGGATAAATGAAGACAGCCTGTGTATAGAACCCGGGTTGGGTTTGTTTGTTGTGGCCGATGGCATGGGCGGTCATCAGGCCGGCGAAATTGCCAGCCGGACGGCCATCGCTGAACTGGTGCGCTTCCTTAAGGCACGCCATCCTTTCCCGGACGATCCGGGAACAATACTGGTGCAGGGTGTGCAAGAAGCCAACCGGCTGGTTTATCAATTATCTTCCAGCAACCTCAGCTACCGGGGTATGGGTACCACCTTAACCGCGGCCCTGGTTACAAAGGATTATCTTTACCTGGCCCATGTGGGAGATAGCCGTATATACCTGTTGCGCAAGGGAAAAATGCACCAGCTTACGGAAGATCATTCCCTGGTCCAGGAGCTGGTTCGGCTGGGGGGCCTCAGTGAAGAGCAGGCCCGTTGCCATCCCCAGCGCAATGTGCTCACCCGTGCTCTAGGTATTGAACCCAGGGTAGAGGTGGATGGAGCTCGGGTAAAAATCCAGCCTGGTGACAAAGTCCTCCTGTGTACCGATGGCTTGACGGTGCATTTATCACCCCAGGAGATAGTCATGCTGGTGGAAAAAAACCCGGATTTGAACCGGGCCGTGAACAAGCTGGTGCAGGTCGCCCTTGAGCGGGGTGGCAGTGATAACATTACCGTGATCTTAATGGCGGTGGAATGA
- a CDS encoding FHA domain-containing protein produces the protein MLGLLLTLLRYLFLFLLYAFLFVVVRQMFLGLREYPAMATPAAAGRNPGNETKPLHGSREAAVPKPGGRLVVLASPDPRLEKGMTFYLGERITLGRGEHNGLVIPDPFSSQEHAVIFSRGDQYWVQDLGSLNGTYLNEVRLDRPTVLADGDRLRIGGVTFQFVRWAYEVESSQ, from the coding sequence GTGCTGGGCCTTTTGCTAACGCTATTGCGGTATCTTTTCCTTTTTCTTCTTTACGCCTTTTTATTTGTGGTAGTCCGCCAGATGTTTTTGGGTCTCCGGGAATACCCGGCCATGGCCACCCCGGCTGCCGCCGGGAGAAACCCCGGCAATGAAACCAAACCCCTTCACGGTTCCCGGGAAGCTGCTGTTCCGAAACCGGGTGGGCGGCTGGTGGTTCTGGCCAGTCCCGATCCCCGGCTGGAAAAGGGAATGACCTTTTACCTGGGGGAAAGGATTACCCTGGGGCGGGGTGAACATAACGGCCTGGTTATCCCTGATCCTTTTTCCTCCCAGGAGCATGCGGTCATTTTTTCCCGGGGTGACCAGTACTGGGTGCAGGATCTGGGCAGTTTAAACGGTACCTATCTTAATGAGGTGCGCCTGGACCGGCCCACCGTTCTGGCCGACGGCGACCGTCTACGTATCGGCGGCGTTACCTTTCAATTTGTGAGGTGGGCTTATGAAGTGGAGTCAAGCCAGTGA
- a CDS encoding FtsW/RodA/SpoVE family cell cycle protein, which yields MFSPGACHLRAVEGKLLFWACAYLLVGAGALYFLKPAPSTAVVLIGALATMAAFWGLHFFWSWTGFAGDPFLLPLVAFFSSTSLVFLYRLNPAYAVRQFVWLMIGLFTLWVITRFLLRYRVLADYKYVYALAGIIGLLLPIFLGVEQGGAKSWLDLGLFQVQPSEFVKILLVLFLASFLAENRLALAEGTRTLMGIALPAPQEWGPLLVMWGVSLLLLIFQKDLGAALIYFTTFLAMVYASTARVAYVCLGGALFLAGAAGSYALFEHVRLRVEIWLNPWKYVETAGYQVVQSLFALAAGGLTGSGLGAGLPQFVPAVHTDFIFAAITEELGLAGGLGLLIIYMLFVYRGFVIALAARDDFACLLAAGFTALMGLQTFIIIAGVIKLLPLTGVTLPFVSYGGSSLVANFIILGLLLNISHETQVGVVEKRLARWKHWRG from the coding sequence ATGTTTTCTCCGGGGGCATGCCATTTGCGGGCCGTCGAAGGAAAGTTGCTTTTTTGGGCCTGCGCTTACCTGCTGGTAGGAGCGGGGGCACTTTATTTCCTTAAGCCGGCGCCGTCCACAGCAGTGGTGCTGATAGGTGCGCTGGCCACCATGGCGGCCTTCTGGGGCCTTCACTTCTTCTGGTCATGGACCGGTTTTGCCGGGGATCCCTTTTTGCTGCCCCTGGTGGCCTTTTTTTCCTCTACCAGCCTGGTTTTTCTTTATCGTTTAAATCCGGCTTACGCAGTACGTCAGTTTGTGTGGTTGATGATCGGCCTGTTTACCCTTTGGGTGATTACCCGCTTCTTACTTCGTTACCGGGTGCTGGCCGATTATAAGTATGTTTATGCCCTGGCGGGAATAATCGGCCTTTTGCTGCCCATATTTCTTGGGGTGGAGCAGGGAGGGGCAAAAAGTTGGCTGGATTTAGGATTGTTTCAGGTGCAGCCCTCGGAGTTTGTGAAGATCCTGCTGGTGCTTTTCCTGGCCTCCTTTCTGGCCGAAAACCGCCTGGCCCTGGCTGAAGGTACCCGGACGCTAATGGGTATTGCCCTGCCTGCACCGCAGGAATGGGGACCCTTGCTGGTCATGTGGGGTGTTTCCCTTTTGCTCTTAATCTTTCAAAAGGACCTGGGTGCTGCGCTTATTTATTTTACTACCTTTTTGGCCATGGTTTACGCCAGCACAGCCCGGGTAGCCTATGTTTGCCTGGGAGGAGCGCTTTTTTTAGCCGGGGCGGCAGGCAGTTACGCCCTTTTTGAACACGTCCGGCTGCGGGTGGAAATCTGGCTCAATCCCTGGAAGTACGTGGAAACCGCCGGTTACCAGGTGGTTCAATCCCTTTTCGCCCTGGCAGCGGGTGGACTCACCGGATCCGGGCTAGGTGCTGGCCTGCCCCAGTTCGTTCCGGCGGTGCATACTGATTTTATTTTTGCGGCTATAACTGAGGAATTGGGTCTGGCCGGCGGCCTTGGCCTGTTAATCATTTATATGCTCTTTGTCTACCGGGGGTTCGTTATTGCTCTGGCGGCCCGGGATGATTTTGCCTGCCTTCTGGCGGCAGGATTTACCGCTTTAATGGGATTGCAAACCTTTATCATTATTGCCGGAGTAATCAAGCTGTTGCCCTTGACTGGAGTTACTCTACCTTTTGTCAGTTACGGTGGCAGTTCCCTGGTGGCCAATTTCATCATTTTGGGCCTTTTATTGAATATATCCCACGAGACACAGGTTGGAGTCGTTGAAAAACGGTTAGCGCGTTGGAAGCATTGGCGGGGGTGA
- a CDS encoding FhaA domain-containing protein, giving the protein MGLFSGLEGSLERYIEGFFRDKFKGRVQPLEMAKRLAREMRDRKRISISRIYVPNEFTIYLHPEDYRAVSSIAPLMARELQDYLAQKAQEKNFTLVAPPRVEIQEDTAVPEGQMRIEGRFGDAAYMPGEEETGTAGNREGEFEDTLEYQPARYTAPVPVVSAGPRARLVVKAGPQVGKVFPLQPSTMVIGRRDTCDVVFSDSSVSRRHAQLEYRGGEYVITDLGSTNGVYVNGVRVNTKVLAPGDAIKMGATLCIFEVE; this is encoded by the coding sequence ATGGGACTCTTTTCCGGTTTGGAAGGTAGTTTGGAAAGATACATTGAGGGCTTCTTCCGGGATAAATTTAAAGGCCGGGTACAGCCGTTAGAAATGGCCAAGAGGTTGGCCCGGGAAATGCGCGACCGGAAACGGATAAGTATCAGCCGGATTTATGTACCCAATGAGTTTACCATTTATTTACACCCTGAGGATTACCGGGCGGTTTCTTCCATTGCTCCCCTTATGGCCCGGGAGTTACAGGATTACCTGGCCCAGAAAGCGCAGGAAAAAAATTTTACCCTGGTTGCCCCTCCCCGGGTGGAAATCCAGGAGGACACGGCAGTGCCGGAGGGCCAGATGCGCATTGAGGGACGCTTTGGGGATGCAGCTTACATGCCTGGCGAAGAGGAAACAGGTACGGCTGGAAACAGGGAAGGGGAGTTTGAGGATACCCTGGAATATCAACCGGCCAGGTACACCGCCCCGGTACCGGTAGTTTCCGCGGGGCCCAGGGCGCGCCTGGTGGTCAAGGCCGGCCCCCAGGTAGGGAAGGTTTTTCCCCTGCAACCTTCCACCATGGTTATTGGCCGGCGGGATACCTGTGATGTGGTTTTCAGCGATAGCAGTGTTTCCCGACGCCACGCCCAGCTGGAATACCGGGGTGGAGAGTATGTGATTACGGATTTGGGCAGCACTAACGGTGTCTATGTTAATGGGGTACGGGTGAATACCAAGGTCTTGGCTCCGGGGGATGCCATTAAAATGGGCGCCACCCTTTGTATTTTCGAGGTGGAATGA
- the rlmN gene encoding 23S rRNA (adenine(2503)-C(2))-methyltransferase RlmN, whose amino-acid sequence MIGDVDETGNTAMVNLKDLTLDQIKDLLGRLGEPPYRALQLARWLFQRNCLSWDEMTDLPKDLRARLKDIALLRGLTLVRKQVSRRGDAIKYLYGLADGQAVESVFMRYIYGCSACISTQVGCRMGCRFCASTIGGFIRNLSPGEMYDQVLAMQSDVGERISHVVLMGSGEPLDNFDHVMIFLEHLTAPYGLQIGYRHITLSTCGVVPGILKLSRRRLPLTLAVSLHAPNDELRNRLMPINRRYPLGELIPACREYIKLTGRRITFEYVLLASVNDSPRFALELARLVGGLLCHINLIPANPVSTREFSRTPAARVQRFKNLLEKAGLSVTVRRELGSDIDAACGQLRRRVLGLNR is encoded by the coding sequence ATGATAGGTGATGTCGACGAAACGGGGAACACGGCCATGGTTAATTTAAAGGACCTCACCCTTGACCAGATAAAGGACCTTTTAGGCCGGTTGGGGGAACCGCCTTACAGGGCCCTGCAACTGGCCCGCTGGCTTTTCCAGCGGAATTGCCTGTCCTGGGATGAGATGACCGATCTGCCCAAGGACTTGCGGGCCAGGCTAAAAGACATAGCCCTTTTGCGCGGTTTGACATTGGTGCGGAAACAGGTTTCCCGCCGGGGGGATGCCATAAAGTACTTATACGGCCTGGCTGACGGCCAGGCCGTAGAAAGCGTGTTTATGCGCTACATTTACGGTTGCTCCGCTTGCATTTCCACCCAGGTGGGGTGCCGTATGGGCTGCCGTTTTTGTGCTTCCACCATTGGCGGCTTTATTCGAAACCTTTCACCAGGGGAAATGTACGATCAGGTTTTAGCCATGCAATCCGACGTTGGTGAGAGGATCAGCCACGTTGTGCTCATGGGGTCCGGGGAACCCCTGGACAACTTCGACCACGTCATGATTTTTCTAGAACACCTTACCGCACCCTACGGTTTGCAGATTGGATACCGGCATATTACTCTATCTACCTGCGGGGTAGTACCGGGAATTTTAAAGTTGTCCCGGCGGCGCCTGCCTTTAACCCTGGCCGTATCCCTGCACGCCCCTAACGATGAACTACGTAACCGTCTTATGCCCATCAACCGGCGCTATCCCCTGGGTGAGCTTATACCCGCCTGCCGGGAATACATAAAACTTACCGGCCGGCGTATCACCTTTGAGTATGTCCTTTTGGCCAGCGTGAACGATAGCCCACGCTTTGCCCTCGAACTGGCCCGGCTGGTGGGGGGATTGCTTTGCCATATCAACCTTATCCCGGCGAATCCTGTGAGCACAAGGGAGTTTTCCCGTACTCCCGCGGCGCGGGTACAGCGCTTTAAAAATTTACTGGAGAAGGCCGGTCTTTCAGTAACGGTGCGGCGGGAACTGGGCAGCGACATTGATGCCGCTTGCGGGCAACTGCGTCGCCGCGTTCTGGGATTGAATAGATAG